The proteins below are encoded in one region of Danio rerio strain Tuebingen ecotype United States chromosome 12, GRCz12tu, whole genome shotgun sequence:
- the LOC137496784 gene encoding uncharacterized protein, translated as MCKIDRDILLEALSVLTGATLKQYSGSKGSLKSDPELDVYNFISAALLGYGYGDLVTALQQMSLRREMFVNMDEFFDPKFDCDFRRLQDRSVCWRGGEQYKRPCGWYRFGLKVNNKYPDGNAWLGTDGWRSHSVAGEWPVSYHGTTVEGATGIVKTHYKAGPRQQYGRGIYSTYDLEQASGYSREFRSKKNGRKYRVIMQNRINPEMRQVCGRKDYWLIPIPDGTSPGEEREIVEKSIRPYGILIKEV; from the coding sequence ATGTGTAAAATCGACAGAGATATTCTCCTGGAGGCTCTCTCTGTTCTTACAGGTGCGACTCTGAAGCAATACTCCGGATCAAAGGGATCACTGAAGTCTGATCCTGAACTGGATGTGTACAATTTTATCAGTGCTGCCTTATTAGGGTATGGATATGGTGATCTAGTGACTGCCCTTCAGCAAATGAGTTTACGCAGAGAGATGTTCGTGAACATGGATGAATTCTTCGATCCAAAATTTGATTGTGATTTTAGACGTTTACAGGACAGGTCAGTTTGCTGGCGAGGTGGTGAGCAATATAAGCGGCCATGCGGATGGTACCGTTTCGGTCTCAAAGTCAACAACAAGTACCCTGATGGAAACGCTTGGCTGGGAACGGATGGATGGAGGAGTCACTCAGTGGCCGGCGAGTGGCCCGTTTCTTATCATGGAACCACAGTTGAAGGTGCAACAGGTATCGTCAAAACGCATTACAAAGCAGGACCCAGACAGCAGTACGGGAGAGGGATCTACTCTACGTATGACCTCGAACAGGCTTCAGGCTACAGCAGAGAATTTAGATCCAAGAAGAACGGCAGAAAATACCGAGTCATCATGCAGAACAGGATCAATCCAGAGATGAGACAAGTGTGTGGCAGAAAGGACTACTGGCTGATTCCAATTCCTGATGGCACCTCTCCTGGTGAAGAGAGGGAGATTGTGGAGAAGTCCATTCGTCCTTATGGGATTCTGATTAAGGAGGTGTGA